In Paracoccus aminophilus JCM 7686, a single window of DNA contains:
- a CDS encoding c-type cytochrome produces MFNTMTITKAAGAIIAPLLFLLLVAWGASGLYHVGSSEHGGEGEHAQAYTVAVTESAGGDKASAGDDAAAEAAAFDAAYASADAAAGEKVFGKCKACHKIDGSNGTGPHLDGVVGRAVASVAGFNYDDAMKKHADEAPDWTPEALSHFLNNPKKAVPGTKMSFAGLPKVEDRANLIKYLSTLQ; encoded by the coding sequence ATGTTCAATACGATGACCATCACCAAAGCGGCTGGGGCAATCATCGCTCCGCTTCTGTTTCTTTTGCTGGTCGCATGGGGGGCCTCGGGCCTTTACCATGTCGGTTCGTCAGAGCATGGCGGTGAGGGCGAACATGCTCAGGCCTATACCGTCGCCGTGACCGAGAGCGCGGGTGGCGACAAAGCTTCCGCCGGGGATGATGCCGCCGCAGAAGCCGCAGCTTTCGACGCAGCCTATGCCTCGGCCGATGCGGCTGCCGGCGAGAAAGTCTTCGGCAAGTGCAAGGCCTGCCACAAGATCGACGGCTCGAACGGCACCGGCCCGCATCTCGACGGCGTTGTCGGCCGCGCGGTCGCCAGCGTTGCCGGGTTCAACTACGATGACGCGATGAAGAAACACGCCGATGAAGCGCCCGATTGGACGCCCGAGGCGCTGTCGCATTTCCTCAACAACCCCAAGAAAGCCGTCCCGGGCACCAAGATGTCCTTCGCCGGTCTGCCGAAGGTCGAGGATCGCGCCAACCTGATCAAATACCTTTCGACCCTGCAGTAA
- a CDS encoding tyrosine-type recombinase/integrase — MAGNDRHWKEKGGRFYARMAVPVALQPILGKTELTAPLGADRREAKRALASAVAALQAQISHAKGIATLREPLPHRPTITTQDYGIAVWRRYMAMLAEDEAKRDRLPTPAAIEAEKAKLVRRFQRNGIPDDPLAVVEQSLDLLVMRNAKAFDKNAREARLDALRRELAENKTHQVEHEIDEYLNQHGLAAPAGSAERVTLAKHLMRAEIEALNRTLERDKGDYTGRPSDPIVKAPAAKTEALPPVDIEFLWRDYVTYRKTLGYMKDGGRRQFLPIQSLLDHLSYRDARRTTKADLRKWQEAASQKFSAGTMRKVYVPTVKALFRWAHDTDRIEQNPAASLRVDAQKVVRLREKGFKDEEAETLLQFVRAYEPLVPFHGKVLEGPRMSAAKRWASLIAAHTGARIGEITQLRREDFREELGSVVIRISPESGTTKTGDFRDVPLHPQLIELGLMQYVETIASGPIFTNETKPEKYRYAASKVANRISDWLQREKLVPDGVWPSHGFRHAFKTRGREAGIQDRILDALQGHAAKSVGDAYGDVTLRTKIAAIAKMPSYKLT, encoded by the coding sequence ATGGCTGGTAACGACCGACATTGGAAGGAAAAGGGTGGCCGATTCTACGCCCGCATGGCGGTCCCTGTCGCGCTACAACCGATCCTAGGCAAGACCGAGCTAACCGCCCCTCTTGGTGCCGACCGACGCGAGGCGAAACGGGCGCTGGCCTCTGCCGTCGCGGCGCTACAAGCACAGATCAGCCACGCTAAAGGCATCGCTACCCTTCGCGAGCCTCTACCCCATCGCCCTACGATCACGACGCAGGATTATGGTATTGCGGTCTGGCGTCGTTACATGGCGATGCTGGCCGAGGATGAGGCAAAGCGTGATCGCCTGCCGACCCCTGCCGCTATCGAGGCGGAAAAGGCCAAGCTGGTGCGACGTTTCCAGCGAAACGGCATCCCCGATGACCCTCTGGCCGTGGTTGAGCAATCGCTTGACCTGCTGGTAATGCGGAATGCTAAAGCGTTCGACAAAAACGCCCGCGAAGCCCGGCTCGACGCTCTACGCCGAGAACTGGCCGAGAACAAAACCCATCAGGTTGAGCATGAGATTGATGAATACCTGAATCAGCACGGGCTTGCCGCTCCGGCTGGATCAGCCGAGCGCGTCACGCTCGCGAAACATCTCATGCGCGCCGAGATCGAAGCCTTGAACCGCACGCTTGAGCGCGACAAAGGCGATTATACAGGAAGGCCGAGCGATCCAATCGTTAAAGCGCCGGCAGCAAAAACAGAGGCTCTGCCGCCTGTTGATATCGAATTCCTCTGGCGGGACTATGTGACGTATCGCAAGACTCTCGGTTATATGAAGGACGGCGGGCGCAGACAGTTTCTGCCGATCCAAAGCCTATTGGATCACCTAAGCTATCGGGATGCCCGCCGAACCACGAAGGCAGATCTCAGGAAATGGCAAGAGGCCGCGAGCCAAAAGTTCTCAGCCGGAACCATGCGCAAGGTCTATGTGCCGACAGTCAAGGCGCTCTTCCGATGGGCGCATGATACAGATCGCATTGAACAGAACCCCGCTGCTTCCCTCCGGGTGGACGCCCAGAAGGTTGTGAGGTTGCGCGAGAAGGGTTTCAAGGACGAAGAGGCCGAGACGCTGCTTCAGTTCGTCCGAGCTTATGAACCGCTGGTTCCGTTTCATGGCAAGGTGCTTGAGGGGCCGAGGATGAGCGCTGCTAAGCGTTGGGCCTCTTTGATCGCCGCGCATACCGGGGCGCGCATTGGCGAAATCACTCAGCTACGGCGCGAGGACTTCCGCGAAGAGCTTGGCTCTGTCGTCATTCGCATCAGTCCCGAGTCAGGCACGACCAAGACGGGCGACTTCCGTGACGTTCCGCTTCACCCTCAACTGATTGAGCTTGGCCTGATGCAGTATGTCGAAACCATCGCCTCCGGCCCGATCTTCACCAACGAGACGAAACCGGAGAAATACCGTTACGCTGCCTCGAAGGTTGCGAACCGCATTAGTGACTGGTTACAGCGCGAGAAGCTTGTTCCTGATGGCGTTTGGCCGTCGCACGGCTTCCGGCACGCCTTCAAGACCCGAGGGCGCGAAGCTGGTATACAGGATCGGATTTTAGATGCCCTCCAAGGCCATGCCGCCAAAAGCGTTGGCGATGCCTACGGTGATGTAACGTTGCGGACAAAGATCGCCGCAATAGCCAAGATGCCGAGTTACAAGCTTACCTAG
- a CDS encoding prephenate dehydratase: MTKNVIAFQGELGAYSHQACRISRPDMDVLPCRTFEDVIEAVRSHQAELAMLPVENSTYGRVADIHHLLPASGLHIIDEAFVRVHISLLGVPGATLGDIREAMSHTVLLGQCRKFLRAHSILPLTGTDTAGSAMEVAQRGEPALAALASPIAGEIYGLDELAHEIEDFKNNTTRFLVMSREPVRARRLNAEGGGLMMTSFVFRVRNIPAALYKAMGGFATNGVNMTKLESYMVDGQFIATQFYADIEGHPEDPNVARALEELDYFTSSMDILGVYPADPLRLRQKAEQTD, translated from the coding sequence ATGACCAAGAACGTGATTGCCTTTCAGGGCGAACTGGGCGCTTACAGCCACCAAGCCTGCCGGATCTCGCGTCCGGACATGGATGTGTTGCCCTGTCGGACCTTTGAGGATGTCATCGAGGCCGTCCGCAGCCATCAGGCCGAACTCGCCATGCTTCCGGTCGAAAACTCGACCTATGGCCGGGTCGCCGACATCCATCACCTGCTTCCGGCGAGCGGCCTTCACATCATCGACGAAGCCTTCGTGCGCGTCCATATCAGCCTTCTCGGCGTGCCCGGCGCAACGCTTGGCGATATCCGCGAGGCGATGAGCCATACGGTTTTGCTGGGCCAATGCCGGAAATTCCTGCGCGCCCATTCGATCCTGCCGCTGACCGGCACCGATACCGCAGGCTCTGCGATGGAGGTCGCGCAGCGGGGTGAGCCTGCGCTGGCCGCGCTCGCCTCTCCGATCGCGGGCGAGATCTATGGCCTCGACGAGCTGGCCCATGAGATCGAGGACTTCAAGAACAACACCACCCGTTTTCTGGTCATGTCGCGCGAGCCGGTCCGGGCGCGCCGCCTCAATGCCGAGGGTGGCGGGCTGATGATGACGAGCTTCGTCTTCCGCGTCCGCAACATCCCGGCGGCGCTTTACAAGGCGATGGGCGGCTTTGCGACCAATGGCGTCAACATGACCAAGCTGGAAAGCTATATGGTCGACGGCCAGTTCATTGCCACGCAGTTTTATGCCGATATCGAGGGCCATCCCGAAGATCCAAACGTCGCCCGCGCCTTGGAAGAGCTCGATTATTTCACCTCGAGCATGGATATTCTTGGCGTCTATCCCGCCGATCCGTTGCGCCTGCGCCAGAAGGCCGAACAAACCGACTGA
- a CDS encoding SRPBCC family protein produces the protein MKFSTRQDTDLASEQLFDFLADFDRLERLMTRRGVVVRRIDPRSEPGVGRGWELSFDWRGKRRNMRLDVVRFDRPELIAIEGQSELFEISIDMAIVALTPTKSRLNMQIDVRPRSMRARLLLQTAKLGKGQLDRKFDLRIAELLGDVTRAAA, from the coding sequence ATGAAATTTTCGACCCGTCAGGACACTGATCTCGCTTCAGAGCAGTTGTTCGATTTTCTTGCAGATTTCGACCGACTTGAACGACTGATGACGCGTCGAGGTGTGGTCGTGCGCAGGATTGATCCGCGCAGCGAACCGGGCGTGGGTCGCGGCTGGGAGCTGTCTTTCGATTGGCGTGGCAAGCGCCGCAACATGCGCCTTGATGTCGTGCGCTTCGACCGGCCCGAGCTGATTGCGATCGAGGGCCAGTCCGAGCTGTTCGAAATCTCGATTGATATGGCGATCGTCGCGCTGACGCCGACCAAGTCGCGTCTGAACATGCAGATCGACGTGCGGCCACGCTCGATGCGGGCGCGGCTGCTCTTGCAGACCGCCAAGCTTGGCAAAGGTCAGCTCGACCGGAAATTCGATCTGCGGATTGCCGAGCTTCTGGGCGATGTGACCCGGGCGGCGGCCTGA
- a CDS encoding phage major capsid protein: MSDRIEIKAQITASESGEITGLAWPFGTPDRVGDVIQKGAFDRPEALPMLFAHDQGQVVGVWDEIAETPEGLAVKGRLLIDEVERAREVRAMIRAGAVSGLSIGFVTKSAQRHAKGRTISALALHEISIVAVPAHPGAQITSVKSVMSESSEMENENLNDDKSKTSANDASGFDQKKFDAVLSRLDKIEAKGNRPAVVDEKSTDASEKKAFVNFLQTGLIDQKALTIAADAPAYVLAPEETSGEFIRNLVEFSPIRSIADVRATGSHTILLPKRTGITNAVWVGETEDRTASEPSFDQMDISIKELATFVDLSLRMLEDSANVEAEIRLALAEDFGKKEAVAFVNGGAGATAAVQPQGFMTATGIAEVNNGHATNLSADALIRQFYAMPATYRNRATWVMNGTTLAVIRTLKDGNGNYLWQPSYQAGQPETILGRPVVEALDMPNIASGATPIMLGDFKAGYRIYDRVELDVLPDLLTQRTKGLARFHARRRVGAGVIRADVFSKLKMAV; this comes from the coding sequence ATGAGCGACCGTATCGAGATTAAGGCGCAGATCACGGCAAGCGAGTCCGGCGAGATCACCGGGCTTGCTTGGCCCTTCGGCACGCCCGACCGCGTGGGCGACGTGATCCAGAAAGGTGCCTTCGACCGGCCCGAGGCGCTGCCTATGCTCTTCGCCCATGACCAAGGCCAAGTCGTCGGGGTCTGGGATGAGATCGCGGAAACGCCCGAGGGTCTGGCTGTCAAAGGTCGCCTTCTGATCGATGAGGTCGAGCGCGCCCGCGAGGTTCGCGCCATGATCCGGGCCGGTGCGGTTTCTGGCCTCTCGATTGGCTTTGTCACCAAGTCCGCCCAACGCCATGCGAAGGGGCGCACCATCAGCGCCCTTGCACTTCACGAAATCAGCATTGTTGCGGTCCCGGCGCATCCGGGGGCGCAGATCACCTCTGTCAAATCTGTAATGAGTGAAAGTTCCGAGATGGAAAACGAAAACCTGAATGACGACAAATCGAAAACCTCGGCGAATGATGCCTCGGGCTTCGACCAGAAGAAGTTCGACGCGGTTCTGTCGCGTCTGGACAAGATTGAAGCCAAGGGCAATCGCCCTGCTGTCGTGGATGAGAAATCAACTGACGCCAGCGAAAAGAAGGCATTCGTCAACTTTCTGCAAACCGGCCTGATCGACCAGAAGGCGCTAACCATTGCTGCCGACGCCCCGGCCTATGTGCTGGCACCGGAAGAGACCTCGGGCGAGTTCATCCGCAATCTGGTCGAGTTCAGCCCGATCCGCTCGATTGCCGATGTGCGCGCAACCGGCTCGCATACGATCCTTTTGCCGAAGCGCACCGGCATCACGAACGCCGTTTGGGTTGGCGAGACTGAAGACCGCACCGCCTCGGAACCGAGCTTCGACCAGATGGATATTTCCATCAAGGAACTTGCGACCTTTGTTGATCTGTCGCTTCGGATGCTCGAAGATTCCGCCAACGTCGAAGCAGAGATCCGCCTCGCACTGGCCGAAGACTTCGGCAAGAAAGAGGCCGTCGCTTTCGTCAATGGCGGCGCTGGTGCTACTGCTGCCGTTCAGCCGCAAGGCTTCATGACCGCCACCGGCATCGCCGAAGTGAACAACGGTCACGCAACCAATCTTTCGGCAGATGCCCTGATCCGGCAATTCTATGCCATGCCTGCGACCTATCGGAACCGTGCAACTTGGGTGATGAACGGCACCACGCTGGCCGTGATCCGCACCTTGAAAGACGGCAACGGCAACTACCTCTGGCAACCGAGCTATCAGGCAGGCCAGCCTGAAACCATTCTCGGGCGTCCGGTCGTCGAAGCTCTGGATATGCCGAACATCGCGAGTGGCGCGACTCCGATCATGCTTGGCGACTTCAAGGCGGGGTATCGCATCTATGACCGCGTGGAATTGGATGTTCTGCCCGACCTGCTGACACAGCGCACCAAGGGCCTTGCCCGCTTCCATGCCCGCCGTCGCGTTGGTGCTGGCGTGATCCGCGCGGACGTGTTCTCCAAATTGAAGATGGCCGTATAA
- a CDS encoding bifunctional 2',3'-cyclic-nucleotide 2'-phosphodiesterase/3'-nucleotidase: protein MPQTEPKFPVDLRILTTTDLHMKLCAPGGVEGANLGETGLAAVAGLIEEERSTCWNSLLFDNGDFLQGTPTGDYLANLPATRAEGAHPMIAAMNALGFDACTLGNHDFAFGSAFLRKSLRHARFGVVSSNLRLKFPERIQRSLILTRAFRDRSGVSHQLRIGVVGVLPTQTTDWDAALRSTISVSDMAEALRIEIAALRARQADLIVLLAHSGIGAADYRPGMENAATALAAVDGIDVVIAGHTHLVFPSPDFAGCSPDTAIDSEQGTLFGKPAVMAGFWGSHLGVIALELHHDGARWRIARHTSTARPTQNAPPHERLRQIAAPTQLASARHFSRKLARLEHPTHSYFALLGQDAGLRLIAQAQRWHAKRQLRGTRYSSLPILSVVSPARAGGRAGPGHYTAIAPGPLSLHHLADLYPFANRLQAIEMTGAELADWLERAATKFLQLRPGAADQPLIDPRFPTYNFDVIDGLSWEIDLSQPARYSPAGALFHPEAARIREISHFGRIIEPNDPFLLVTNSYRLSRAGPYAGLTLDKPVLLDDGRRTRDILRRYVTAERKLAPAAENGWRFRAMPGTTVLFDTATEAASHLAEIAAFRPEDLGVTESGLLRLRLSL from the coding sequence ATGCCTCAAACCGAGCCGAAATTCCCGGTCGATCTGCGGATTCTGACAACGACCGATCTGCATATGAAACTCTGCGCCCCCGGGGGTGTTGAAGGCGCGAATCTCGGGGAAACCGGACTTGCCGCCGTGGCGGGACTTATCGAGGAAGAGCGTTCAACCTGCTGGAACAGCCTTCTTTTCGACAATGGTGACTTTCTTCAGGGCACCCCCACCGGCGACTATCTGGCGAATCTGCCTGCGACCCGGGCAGAGGGTGCTCATCCGATGATCGCGGCGATGAATGCGCTTGGCTTTGATGCCTGCACCCTTGGCAATCACGACTTCGCGTTCGGCAGCGCTTTTTTGCGCAAAAGTCTGCGTCATGCACGTTTCGGCGTCGTGTCGAGCAACCTTAGATTGAAGTTCCCAGAACGGATTCAGCGTAGCCTGATTTTGACGCGCGCGTTTCGCGACCGTTCGGGGGTAAGCCACCAGCTGCGGATCGGCGTGGTCGGCGTCTTGCCGACCCAGACCACCGACTGGGACGCAGCTTTGCGCAGCACGATCAGCGTCAGCGATATGGCCGAGGCCCTGCGCATCGAAATCGCCGCTTTGCGCGCGCGTCAGGCCGATCTCATCGTGCTTCTCGCCCATAGCGGCATCGGTGCGGCCGACTACCGTCCGGGCATGGAGAACGCGGCCACCGCGCTTGCCGCAGTTGATGGCATTGATGTCGTCATCGCGGGCCACACCCATCTGGTTTTCCCCTCGCCTGATTTCGCCGGGTGTAGCCCCGACACCGCGATTGATTCCGAACAGGGCACGCTCTTTGGCAAACCCGCCGTCATGGCCGGGTTCTGGGGCTCGCATCTTGGCGTGATCGCGCTCGAGCTGCATCATGACGGTGCGCGTTGGCGCATTGCCCGACATACGAGCACCGCCCGCCCGACGCAAAATGCGCCCCCCCATGAGCGGCTGCGCCAGATCGCGGCTCCGACCCAGCTTGCCAGCGCGCGCCATTTCTCGCGCAAGCTGGCGCGGCTTGAACACCCCACCCACAGCTATTTCGCGCTTCTCGGCCAAGATGCCGGGCTGCGTCTGATCGCGCAGGCACAGCGCTGGCACGCCAAACGTCAGTTGCGGGGCACGCGCTACAGCAGCCTGCCGATTCTCTCGGTGGTTTCGCCCGCGCGGGCGGGTGGCCGGGCGGGTCCGGGCCATTATACGGCGATCGCGCCGGGGCCTTTGAGCCTGCACCATCTGGCTGATCTCTATCCTTTCGCGAACCGGCTTCAGGCGATAGAGATGACGGGCGCCGAGCTCGCCGACTGGCTTGAGCGGGCGGCGACCAAGTTTCTCCAGCTCCGCCCCGGAGCGGCCGATCAGCCGCTCATCGACCCGCGTTTCCCGACCTATAATTTCGACGTAATCGACGGGCTGTCCTGGGAGATCGACCTGAGCCAACCCGCCCGCTACAGCCCCGCGGGCGCGCTTTTCCACCCCGAGGCCGCGCGGATCCGCGAGATTTCGCATTTTGGCCGGATCATCGAACCGAACGACCCATTCTTGCTGGTCACCAACAGCTACCGGCTGTCGCGGGCCGGTCCCTATGCCGGGCTGACGCTCGACAAGCCGGTGCTGCTCGACGACGGGCGACGCACCCGCGATATCTTGCGCCGCTATGTCACCGCGGAACGCAAACTGGCGCCCGCGGCCGAGAATGGCTGGCGCTTTCGCGCCATGCCGGGCACCACGGTTCTCTTCGACACCGCGACCGAGGCCGCCAGCCATCTTGCTGAAATCGCCGCCTTCCGCCCTGAGGATCTGGGCGTGACCGAGAGCGGGCTTCTGCGGCTGCGACTTTCGCTCTGA
- a CDS encoding extracellular solute-binding protein: MRYASLLAPLATLVLIGPALAEDATITSHGISVFNEPLKLPADFAHLDYVNPDAPKGGEISEWWLGSFDSYNPFSIKGRAALLSSSMLESLMTGVADEVGTAYCLICDKIEYPASRDWVIFSMRPEAKFSDGTPLTAQDVLFSFETLRDQGLSSFRTVIAQQVEKAEVIDDHHIKFTFLPNYPRRDLIQSVGSLPIFSRADFEKNKRDFSASSSVPYLGSGPYMFDRADIGRTIIYKRNPDYWGQDLAINKGRSNFDRIRIEYFGDSDSAFEAFKSGEYTFRNENSALSWATGYDFPGLKNGSVIKDTLAKGNKAQTQGFVFNLRREKFQDIRVREAISLLFNFEWANQTLFYGLYKRVNSFWDNSDLAATGVASPAELALLTPLAKDLPEGVLTEDAVTAPISGERQLDRKNLRQANALLDAAGWKTGSDGMRRNDKGETLKVEFLNDNKQFERIINPYVQNLRAAGIDAVLTNVDDAQMTTRERSFDFDIITDVISTDLMPGADLEQMFKSDSAQGEFNPMGLANPAIDSLVDQVIAASTQQEMTDRTRALDRALRSLRFWVPQYYSPNYNLAYYDQYAHPETLPPYALGELDFWWFDADKAQKLKASGALR; this comes from the coding sequence ATGCGCTATGCTTCTCTGCTTGCCCCGCTTGCCACCCTTGTTCTGATTGGCCCGGCATTGGCAGAGGACGCGACCATCACCTCGCACGGCATTTCGGTCTTCAACGAGCCGCTGAAGCTGCCCGCCGATTTCGCCCATCTCGATTACGTCAATCCCGATGCGCCGAAAGGTGGCGAGATCTCGGAGTGGTGGCTGGGTTCGTTCGACAGCTACAACCCGTTTTCGATCAAGGGCCGCGCCGCGCTTTTGTCGAGCAGTATGCTCGAAAGCCTGATGACCGGCGTCGCCGATGAGGTCGGGACCGCCTATTGCCTGATCTGCGACAAGATCGAATATCCCGCAAGCCGCGACTGGGTGATCTTCTCGATGCGGCCCGAGGCGAAATTCTCGGATGGCACACCGCTCACCGCGCAGGATGTGCTGTTCTCCTTTGAGACCTTGCGCGATCAGGGCCTGTCCTCCTTCCGCACCGTGATCGCCCAGCAGGTCGAAAAGGCCGAGGTCATCGACGATCACCACATCAAATTCACCTTCCTGCCGAACTACCCGCGCCGCGACCTCATTCAATCGGTCGGCTCGCTGCCGATCTTTTCGCGCGCCGATTTCGAGAAGAACAAGCGCGATTTTTCGGCGAGCAGCTCGGTGCCCTATCTCGGCTCGGGGCCCTATATGTTCGACCGCGCCGATATTGGCCGCACGATCATCTATAAGCGCAACCCGGATTACTGGGGCCAGGATCTGGCGATCAACAAGGGCCGCTCGAACTTTGATCGCATCCGCATCGAATATTTCGGCGATTCCGACAGCGCCTTCGAGGCGTTCAAATCCGGCGAATATACGTTCCGCAATGAAAACTCGGCTCTGAGCTGGGCGACGGGCTATGATTTTCCCGGCCTCAAGAACGGGTCGGTGATCAAGGACACGCTCGCCAAAGGCAACAAGGCTCAAACGCAGGGCTTTGTCTTCAACCTGCGGCGCGAGAAGTTCCAAGACATCCGCGTGCGCGAGGCGATCTCGCTGCTCTTCAACTTCGAATGGGCCAACCAGACGCTGTTCTACGGGCTCTACAAGCGCGTCAACTCCTTCTGGGACAACAGCGATCTTGCCGCGACCGGGGTGGCAAGCCCGGCTGAGCTGGCGCTTCTGACGCCTCTGGCCAAGGATCTGCCCGAGGGCGTGCTGACCGAGGATGCCGTGACCGCGCCGATCAGCGGAGAGCGCCAGCTTGACCGCAAGAACCTGCGTCAAGCCAATGCGCTGCTGGATGCGGCAGGCTGGAAAACCGGCTCGGACGGGATGCGGCGCAATGACAAGGGCGAGACGCTGAAGGTCGAATTCCTCAACGACAACAAACAGTTCGAGCGCATCATCAACCCCTATGTCCAGAACCTGCGCGCGGCGGGCATTGATGCGGTCCTGACCAATGTCGATGATGCGCAGATGACCACGCGCGAGCGCAGCTTTGATTTCGACATCATCACCGATGTGATTTCCACCGATCTCATGCCCGGCGCCGATCTGGAGCAGATGTTCAAATCCGACTCGGCGCAGGGCGAGTTCAACCCGATGGGGCTGGCCAATCCCGCGATTGACAGTCTGGTCGATCAGGTGATTGCGGCCTCCACTCAGCAAGAGATGACCGACCGCACCCGTGCGCTTGATCGCGCTTTGCGCAGCCTGCGCTTCTGGGTGCCGCAATATTATTCGCCGAATTACAATCTGGCCTATTACGATCAATATGCCCACCCAGAGACCCTGCCGCCCTATGCTCTGGGCGAGCTTGATTTCTGGTGGTTCGACGCCGATAAAGCGCAAAAGTTGAAGGCCTCCGGCGCGCTGCGCTGA
- a CDS encoding spike base protein, RCAP_Rcc01079 family, with the protein MPIKDRFEGYADSLASPYVEDAFAIMPSDSSDLAQVTKGLNVNTGGTIRVRMKSGADVTLTVPDACILPFRISRVFATGTTATGIVGLA; encoded by the coding sequence ATGCCGATTAAAGACCGTTTCGAGGGCTACGCCGATAGCTTGGCCTCGCCCTATGTTGAGGATGCTTTCGCAATCATGCCCTCGGATAGCTCCGATCTGGCCCAAGTCACCAAAGGTCTGAACGTCAATACGGGCGGCACCATCCGCGTGCGGATGAAGAGCGGCGCGGACGTGACGCTGACCGTCCCGGACGCCTGCATCCTGCCCTTTCGCATCTCGCGCGTCTTCGCCACCGGCACGACCGCAACGGGTATCGTGGGGCTGGCATGA
- a CDS encoding phage portal protein yields the protein MSSITARLAREIGQGVTESKAFTLNSPEALALFGGLPVRSGVTVNSATALRVPAVTCAVGLIAEACGNLPFKLHDRDTREAQKDHPAYSLIHGEANEWTSAEELREQLTRDALLTGHGFAVVTRNTQGLPVWLHRIEPSAVAIEADDYGEPRYKARLKDGGDTVLPFAEVLHISTLDGVSPIQHAKEAIGLALAAEQHLADWFGQAGRPSGYLSTEQDLKPEASAKIISGWSQVKSGGSAILDGGMKYFPLATTNTDAEFYTNRVEQIREVARAFRIPPTMLFELSRGTWSNTEQMGQQFLTMTLRPWLKRWQAAYARVLLTVEERKALYVEAETKDLLAVDFAAQATAYSQFVAMRALTPNEVRAGLNLPPMDGGDELSNPFTTSGGGVASAPSKQETTNDA from the coding sequence ATGAGTTCGATCACTGCCCGCCTTGCCCGCGAGATCGGGCAAGGCGTCACTGAGTCCAAGGCGTTCACCCTCAATTCGCCAGAGGCGCTGGCGCTCTTCGGTGGTCTGCCGGTCCGCTCTGGCGTCACTGTCAACAGCGCCACGGCCCTGCGCGTCCCTGCTGTCACCTGTGCTGTCGGGCTGATCGCGGAAGCCTGCGGGAACCTGCCGTTTAAGCTTCACGACCGCGACACGCGCGAGGCGCAGAAGGATCACCCAGCTTATAGCCTGATCCACGGCGAGGCGAACGAATGGACCTCTGCCGAGGAACTGCGCGAGCAACTGACCCGTGATGCCCTGCTAACCGGCCACGGTTTCGCCGTGGTTACGCGCAACACTCAGGGCCTGCCGGTTTGGCTTCACCGGATCGAGCCGAGCGCGGTTGCAATCGAAGCCGATGATTACGGTGAACCGCGCTACAAGGCCCGGCTCAAGGACGGCGGCGACACGGTGCTGCCCTTCGCCGAGGTTCTGCATATCTCGACGCTCGACGGTGTTTCTCCGATCCAACACGCAAAAGAGGCAATCGGTCTCGCCCTTGCCGCTGAACAGCACCTTGCCGACTGGTTCGGTCAAGCTGGCCGTCCTTCGGGCTACCTCTCCACCGAGCAGGATTTGAAGCCCGAAGCTTCGGCCAAGATCATCTCCGGCTGGTCACAGGTTAAATCGGGCGGCTCCGCGATCCTCGACGGTGGCATGAAGTATTTTCCGCTCGCGACGACAAACACCGATGCCGAGTTCTACACAAACCGGGTTGAGCAAATCCGCGAGGTCGCCCGTGCCTTCCGCATCCCGCCGACCATGCTCTTTGAACTGTCGCGCGGCACATGGTCGAACACCGAACAAATGGGCCAGCAATTCCTGACCATGACGCTCCGGCCTTGGCTGAAGCGCTGGCAGGCTGCTTATGCCCGCGTCCTGCTGACCGTCGAAGAGCGCAAGGCGCTCTATGTCGAAGCGGAAACCAAAGACCTCTTGGCCGTCGATTTTGCGGCGCAGGCCACCGCCTATAGCCAATTCGTCGCCATGCGCGCCCTGACCCCGAACGAGGTTCGGGCCGGTCTGAACCTGCCGCCGATGGACGGCGGCGACGAGCTTTCCAATCCCTTCACAACCTCGGGCGGTGGCGTTGCCTCGGCCCCCTCCAAGCAGGAAACGACCAATGACGCCTAA
- a CDS encoding gene transfer agent family protein, whose protein sequence is MISVTGFFGDQERAFTLTDDMLLELEAKTGAGVGTIFQRLTAQAFGLADLVEVIRLGLIGGGCNPQEAERLVNAYARNRPISEILPLATTILAARWLGTEEVQHAD, encoded by the coding sequence ATGATCTCGGTGACTGGCTTCTTTGGCGATCAGGAACGCGCCTTCACCCTGACCGATGACATGCTGCTTGAGCTTGAGGCCAAGACCGGCGCAGGCGTTGGCACCATCTTCCAGCGGCTCACAGCGCAGGCGTTCGGCCTCGCCGATCTGGTCGAGGTGATCCGCCTTGGCCTGATCGGCGGCGGCTGCAATCCCCAAGAGGCCGAGCGCCTTGTGAACGCCTACGCCCGTAATCGCCCCATTTCCGAAATCTTGCCGCTCGCCACAACGATCTTGGCGGCGCGCTGGCTTGGCACCGAAGAGGTTCAACATGCCGATTAA